A part of Verrucomicrobiia bacterium genomic DNA contains:
- a CDS encoding 4'-phosphopantetheinyl transferase superfamily protein, with product MATSPHNASSSPPSAPATGATVEVWTVALDVPSKIVAAAHTILTPAEQHRAGQFRVAPARRNYVVAHAALRRIVADRLSRAPGEVNFQNGPHGKPALAAELGAHLEFNLSHSGDFALVAASRTAPVGVDVERVRAFPDALAIARRFFTPAEAAVLSDLSGPEQVTAFFTLWTCKEAVVKGTGQGIAHALSRFEFAWGTPPALRSVDGGAKAAEQWSLHSFQPAAGYVAAVAVEASNARFILREFSWVA from the coding sequence ATGGCCACCAGCCCGCACAACGCCTCCAGTTCGCCGCCGTCAGCACCGGCCACCGGCGCCACCGTGGAGGTTTGGACCGTTGCCCTGGACGTTCCTTCAAAAATCGTCGCCGCGGCCCACACCATCCTGACGCCCGCCGAACAACACCGTGCCGGACAATTCCGCGTGGCGCCCGCCCGCCGCAATTATGTCGTGGCCCACGCCGCGTTGCGGCGCATTGTGGCGGATCGCCTGAGCCGCGCACCGGGCGAGGTGAACTTTCAAAACGGACCGCATGGAAAACCGGCGCTCGCCGCCGAATTGGGCGCCCATTTGGAATTCAACCTCTCACATTCCGGCGATTTTGCCTTGGTGGCGGCGAGCCGGACCGCACCCGTCGGCGTGGACGTGGAGCGGGTTCGCGCCTTCCCTGACGCACTGGCCATCGCGCGAAGATTTTTCACTCCCGCGGAGGCCGCGGTCCTGTCGGATTTGTCCGGCCCGGAACAGGTCACGGCCTTTTTCACCCTGTGGACGTGCAAGGAAGCCGTGGTCAAAGGCACCGGGCAAGGCATCGCCCACGCTTTGTCACGTTTTGAATTCGCTTGGGGAACCCCGCCCGCGCTGCGATCCGTTGACGGCGGCGCTAAAGCGGCGGAGCAATGGAGTTTGCATTCGTTCCAGCCGGCCGCCGGTTACGTGGCTGCGGTGGCTGTTGAAGCGTCCAATGCCCGGTTCATCCTTCGCGAATTTTCGTGGGTGGCCTGA
- a CDS encoding immunoglobulin domain-containing protein: protein MNYRAAFLPGKFRTHVFLAHFLLLPLVAWGASDPTITTAPQNQSVLAGANAVFTVAATGPGTLTYQWSLNGTNLMDNPHITGATSSTLTLNNVDAADAGTYQITVSNSHGSATTNAVLTVWLPPAVVAGPISQTVKAYDTATFNVSAGGTAPLAYQWQFNGTNLPGRTDVSLVLTNVQAADAGSYAVVVTNLYGSVTSAPAVLTVQLPPVILQQPQAQTVLWGGRATFSVTATGAPPTTFQWYLNGTNLLADETNAVLTLTNVQPAQAGFYSVGVSSPGWVAYSLNAALTVELPPSGVPFITGITPTMASPGAVVTITGTNFNPVAVSNRVFFGAVAAPVLSASASQLTVRAPVGATFGPITVAVGGLVAASDALFEPTFTGSGANVATTNFASSFNLGTGGGPGSCVVADLDGDGKPEIALVTGDNHAVAIFRNLSSNGALLGAASFAARLDLPFPGTGTGGTPYRLRAVDLDGDGRLDLVAAEVNGARVSVFHNLAVPGTLTGSSFEPAFSLATGSDCRFVTAADLDGDGRADLVALNYGAKTISIFHNVGTVGMLNAASFAAPVVLAAPGGPYEATLADLDGDGKPDLAVANSDNNTVSIYPNLATPGGLTAASFAPRIDLPAGINASTIAAVDLDGDGKLDLVVGSVQSNAINVYCNVGGGALTASSFAPHVDFGTPGWMHTVSVADFNGDGKPDIGVVGELPSYMAIFQNASTPGSFTSASFLPRVDFGTGWNAWGIAAGDLDGDGRPDLVFCNAYDANIQIYQNQVPYGGPPTVLASPADVAVPLAATFQLAGAAGGQLPLDYQWRFNGTNLADGGRISGARTSRLSIANAQLADTGGYSFIVTNSLGAATSAVATVTVFIVPPVIAQPPANQTNLVGSNATFTASVTGSEPLSYQWFRAGTALLDGDRISGATTPALTVSNLLTDDAANYWLVASNAAGTATSTVASLTVLIPPAFTLQPVSQITAVGSNVVFSAAAEGSEPIRYQWYLNGSPLIDNARITGALTASLGISNAQTADAGNYTVVAANAGASVTSSNAALAVLVPPSVTTPPVGRSVPCGLPTTFTAAGAGSALTYQWRFNGADIPGATNASYAIAAVGTNDLGGYQFAVSNAVGVAVSSSAWLTFGPVAAWGNNSLGQALPPPGLSNVVAIAGGAAFSLALKGDGTVVVWGGGPVTNVPPGLTNVVAIGAGNLHALATLADGTVVSWGTGTVTNVPATVSNVVAVTGGNNHSLALRREGTVYEWGTTRNIPAPAVGLSELTSIADGVGYSLATRSDGTVVQWGAYYPGGVKLSSDFSLVSGLSNVVAVAAGYNSSLALKADGRVVAWGSYLVYPVQTNVPASLTDVTAIATATSPATQGGGHSLALRSNGQVVAWGLNSYGQTNVPAALSNVVAIAAGSAHSLALVGDGAPVILREPVGGTAFTGSPFALNAGVSGAAPLFYSWSLNGTNLPDTDASLSITAAQAADAGVYQLTVSNAFGVATSVPVPVTVLDGAPALLSFPAATNRPSVGSAFTFTAVPIGSGPLHCQWQFNGQDLAAATNADLPFAPVRMNSGGQYRFIASNAFGAVTSSIATLMPVSVVAWGNSTYSLTNVPASLTNAVAVAAGPQLAAALRADGTVTVWGLESTNIPANVTNVVQVALGYPFRLALRGDGTVATWNVSTAFSNAVAGLAGVVAVEADSAGGTFLKADGTVIRLSSTGETNQYPQLTNVVALTRFNNGFAALRADGTVFTTAGSGIAPPASANSNVLDLALESSYGSVLKRDGTMQNWGIYYNASTNLPGMAAVCANAAERTNGTVLPWAWTPNAPLLTNVPPGLSGVSALDGSTYLTLALLTTRAFPAVLLPDALDTPALVVSSRGSPQWYGQTGVSHDGINAAQSAEIGDNTASSMRLWVAGPLTVSFWWKVSSETNHDFLTFAAGGVVLTNLSGESGWQQCTLTTPPGNQILQWTYAKDGSGSAGQDAAWVDQLILTPVAPALVAQPAGTNVLGGANVTLGVSVFGTPPLLYQWQKDGDAIPGATQAVLSLANVTRTNSGLYSVLVTNDAGNAASSNALLTVRVPQRLTAPTLLPDGTLQLDSADADGGSLSPDDVAHFELQASTNLVDWTTLANGLSFTNGTLLLQDPDALKHPLRFYRVLEH, encoded by the coding sequence ATGAATTACCGGGCTGCGTTTCTGCCGGGCAAATTCCGCACGCACGTTTTCCTCGCGCATTTCCTCCTGCTCCCGCTGGTCGCATGGGGAGCCTCGGATCCGACCATCACCACCGCGCCGCAAAATCAGAGCGTGCTGGCTGGAGCGAATGCCGTGTTCACCGTGGCCGCCACCGGCCCGGGCACACTCACGTATCAGTGGTCGCTGAACGGCACCAACCTGATGGACAACCCGCACATCACCGGCGCGACCAGTTCAACACTAACCCTCAACAACGTCGATGCGGCCGACGCGGGCACCTACCAGATCACGGTCAGCAATTCGCACGGGAGCGCCACCACCAATGCCGTGCTGACGGTGTGGCTGCCGCCCGCCGTTGTCGCCGGGCCCATCAGTCAGACGGTCAAGGCTTATGACACGGCGACCTTCAATGTCAGCGCGGGCGGCACGGCGCCGCTGGCTTACCAATGGCAGTTCAACGGCACGAACTTGCCCGGCCGCACGGATGTCAGCCTGGTTTTGACGAATGTGCAGGCGGCGGATGCGGGCAGCTACGCCGTTGTGGTGACGAACCTTTACGGCAGCGTGACCAGTGCGCCGGCGGTGCTGACGGTGCAACTGCCGCCGGTGATTTTGCAGCAGCCCCAGGCGCAGACGGTGCTTTGGGGTGGCCGCGCGACGTTCAGCGTGACGGCCACGGGCGCGCCGCCCACGACGTTTCAATGGTATCTCAACGGCACCAACCTGCTGGCGGATGAAACCAACGCCGTATTGACGCTCACGAACGTGCAGCCCGCGCAGGCCGGCTTTTATTCGGTGGGCGTGAGCAGCCCGGGCTGGGTGGCTTACAGCCTGAATGCCGCGCTGACCGTGGAACTGCCGCCGTCGGGCGTGCCGTTCATCACCGGCATCACCCCGACGATGGCGAGTCCCGGCGCCGTGGTCACGATCACGGGCACGAATTTCAATCCGGTCGCGGTCAGCAACCGGGTCTTTTTCGGCGCGGTCGCGGCGCCCGTGCTGTCGGCCAGCGCCTCGCAACTCACAGTGCGCGCGCCGGTCGGCGCGACCTTCGGTCCGATCACGGTGGCCGTGGGCGGGTTGGTGGCCGCTTCCGATGCGCTCTTCGAGCCCACGTTCACCGGCAGCGGCGCCAACGTGGCCACCACCAACTTTGCGTCCAGCTTCAACCTTGGCACCGGCGGCGGCCCGGGCTCGTGCGTCGTGGCGGATTTGGATGGCGACGGCAAACCGGAGATTGCGCTGGTCACGGGGGACAATCACGCCGTTGCGATTTTTCGGAACCTCAGCTCCAACGGCGCGCTGCTGGGCGCGGCTTCCTTTGCGGCGCGGCTGGATCTGCCGTTTCCCGGCACCGGCACGGGTGGCACGCCGTATCGGCTGCGGGCGGTGGATTTGGATGGCGACGGGCGGCTGGACCTGGTGGCCGCGGAAGTGAACGGCGCGCGGGTTTCCGTGTTTCACAATCTCGCCGTGCCGGGGACGTTGACGGGCAGTTCGTTTGAACCCGCCTTCAGCCTGGCCACCGGCAGTGATTGTCGCTTTGTCACCGCGGCGGATCTGGACGGCGACGGGCGGGCGGATCTCGTGGCGCTGAATTACGGCGCGAAGACCATTTCGATCTTTCACAACGTCGGCACGGTGGGGATGTTGAATGCCGCCTCGTTTGCGGCACCCGTGGTGCTCGCGGCACCCGGCGGACCGTATGAAGCGACGTTGGCCGATCTGGACGGCGACGGGAAACCGGACCTCGCGGTGGCCAACTCCGACAACAACACCGTTTCGATTTATCCCAATCTGGCCACGCCGGGGGGGCTCACGGCGGCCTCCTTTGCACCGCGCATCGACCTGCCGGCTGGCATCAATGCCTCCACCATTGCCGCCGTTGATTTGGATGGCGACGGCAAGCTCGATCTCGTGGTCGGTTCGGTGCAGAGCAATGCCATCAACGTGTATTGCAACGTCGGCGGCGGCGCGTTGACGGCCAGTTCCTTTGCGCCTCACGTGGACTTTGGCACGCCCGGCTGGATGCACACCGTTTCGGTGGCGGACTTCAATGGCGATGGGAAGCCGGACATTGGCGTGGTGGGAGAGCTGCCCAGCTACATGGCCATCTTCCAGAACGCCAGCACGCCGGGAAGTTTCACCAGCGCCTCGTTTTTGCCGCGCGTGGATTTCGGCACCGGTTGGAACGCGTGGGGCATCGCGGCGGGCGACCTCGATGGCGACGGTCGTCCGGACCTTGTCTTTTGCAACGCCTACGACGCGAACATCCAGATTTACCAGAACCAGGTGCCGTATGGCGGTCCGCCCACCGTGCTGGCGTCACCCGCCGATGTGGCCGTGCCGCTGGCGGCCACCTTCCAGCTTGCGGGCGCGGCGGGAGGGCAGTTGCCGCTTGATTATCAATGGCGTTTCAACGGCACCAATCTGGCCGATGGCGGCCGCATCTCCGGCGCGCGGACCAGCCGCCTGAGCATTGCCAACGCCCAGCTGGCCGACACCGGCGGGTATTCGTTCATCGTCACCAACAGCTTGGGCGCGGCCACCAGCGCCGTGGCGACGGTCACCGTCTTCATCGTGCCGCCAGTCATTGCCCAACCGCCGGCGAACCAGACCAATCTTGTGGGCAGCAATGCCACCTTCACCGCCAGCGTGACGGGCAGCGAGCCGCTGAGCTACCAATGGTTCCGCGCGGGCACGGCTTTGCTGGACGGTGACCGCATTAGCGGCGCGACCACGCCTGCGCTGACGGTTTCCAATTTGCTGACCGACGACGCGGCGAACTACTGGCTGGTGGCGTCCAATGCCGCCGGCACCGCAACCAGCACGGTCGCGAGCTTGACGGTGCTGATTCCGCCGGCGTTCACGCTCCAGCCGGTGAGCCAGATTACGGCAGTGGGTTCCAACGTGGTGTTCAGCGCGGCAGCCGAAGGCTCGGAGCCGATCCGCTATCAGTGGTATCTCAACGGCTCGCCGCTGATTGACAACGCCCGCATCACCGGCGCGTTGACGGCGAGTCTGGGCATTTCAAACGCGCAGACGGCCGATGCGGGCAATTACACGGTGGTGGCGGCCAACGCGGGTGCCTCGGTGACCAGCTCCAACGCGGCGCTTGCGGTGCTGGTCCCGCCTTCCGTGACGACGCCACCCGTCGGCCGTTCCGTGCCGTGCGGTCTGCCCACCACATTCACCGCGGCGGGCGCGGGCTCCGCCCTGACGTATCAATGGCGTTTCAACGGGGCGGACATTCCGGGCGCCACGAATGCGAGTTACGCCATTGCCGCCGTCGGAACCAATGACCTCGGTGGGTATCAATTCGCCGTCAGCAACGCCGTGGGCGTGGCGGTGAGCAGCAGCGCCTGGCTGACGTTTGGACCCGTCGCCGCCTGGGGCAACAACAGCCTCGGGCAGGCCCTGCCGCCGCCGGGTCTGAGCAACGTGGTGGCGATCGCCGGTGGCGCCGCGTTTTCGCTTGCGTTGAAGGGCGACGGCACCGTGGTCGTCTGGGGCGGCGGTCCGGTGACCAACGTTCCGCCCGGCCTGACCAACGTGGTCGCGATCGGGGCCGGCAACTTGCATGCGCTGGCCACGCTGGCGGACGGGACGGTCGTCTCGTGGGGCACAGGAACGGTGACGAATGTGCCGGCCACCGTAAGCAACGTGGTGGCCGTCACTGGTGGCAACAATCACAGCCTCGCGTTGCGCCGGGAAGGAACCGTTTACGAATGGGGCACCACGCGCAACATTCCCGCGCCGGCGGTGGGCCTGTCCGAGCTCACGAGCATTGCGGATGGGGTCGGCTACAGCCTCGCGACACGCAGTGACGGGACCGTGGTGCAGTGGGGCGCCTACTATCCGGGTGGCGTGAAACTGTCCAGTGACTTCAGTCTGGTGTCCGGCCTCAGCAACGTGGTGGCGGTTGCCGCGGGCTACAATTCAAGTCTCGCCTTGAAGGCGGATGGGCGCGTGGTGGCTTGGGGCTCCTACCTGGTATACCCGGTGCAAACGAACGTGCCCGCGAGTTTGACCGATGTGACGGCGATTGCCACCGCCACTTCTCCCGCGACTCAAGGTGGCGGTCATTCGCTGGCGCTGCGGTCGAACGGTCAGGTGGTCGCCTGGGGATTGAATTCATACGGCCAGACGAATGTTCCCGCGGCGTTGTCCAACGTGGTGGCCATCGCAGCGGGCTCGGCGCACAGCCTCGCCCTGGTCGGTGACGGCGCACCCGTGATTTTGCGCGAGCCGGTCGGCGGGACGGCGTTTACCGGCAGCCCCTTTGCGTTGAATGCGGGCGTCAGCGGAGCCGCACCCCTGTTTTACTCGTGGTCGTTGAACGGCACGAACCTGCCGGACACCGATGCGAGCCTGTCAATCACCGCCGCGCAGGCTGCCGACGCCGGCGTCTATCAGCTCACCGTGAGCAACGCGTTCGGCGTGGCCACCAGCGTGCCCGTGCCGGTCACCGTGCTCGACGGCGCGCCGGCGTTGCTCAGCTTCCCGGCCGCCACTAACCGCCCCTCTGTTGGCAGCGCGTTCACATTTACCGCCGTGCCCATCGGCTCCGGCCCGTTGCATTGCCAATGGCAGTTCAACGGTCAGGACCTCGCCGCGGCCACGAACGCGGATTTGCCGTTCGCTCCGGTGCGCATGAACAGCGGCGGGCAATACCGTTTCATTGCCAGCAATGCCTTTGGCGCGGTGACCAGTTCGATCGCCACGCTGATGCCCGTTTCGGTGGTGGCGTGGGGCAACAGCACCTACAGCCTGACCAACGTGCCGGCGAGCCTGACGAATGCCGTGGCCGTGGCGGCAGGCCCGCAGCTGGCGGCCGCCCTGCGTGCGGACGGCACGGTTACGGTGTGGGGACTGGAGAGCACGAACATTCCCGCCAATGTCACCAATGTGGTGCAGGTCGCGCTGGGCTATCCTTTTCGGCTGGCGTTGCGGGGGGACGGAACCGTGGCCACGTGGAATGTCAGCACGGCCTTCTCCAACGCTGTGGCGGGACTTGCGGGCGTGGTGGCGGTCGAGGCGGATTCCGCCGGCGGCACGTTTTTGAAAGCAGACGGAACGGTGATTCGACTCTCGAGCACCGGCGAAACCAACCAATATCCGCAACTGACCAATGTTGTGGCGTTGACGCGATTCAACAATGGCTTTGCCGCGTTGCGCGCGGACGGCACCGTGTTCACCACTGCGGGCAGCGGCATCGCGCCGCCGGCCTCCGCTAACTCCAACGTGCTGGACCTCGCCCTGGAAAGCAGCTACGGCTCGGTCCTGAAACGCGACGGCACGATGCAGAACTGGGGCATCTATTACAACGCATCCACCAATCTGCCCGGAATGGCGGCCGTTTGCGCCAATGCGGCGGAGCGCACCAATGGCACGGTCTTGCCCTGGGCGTGGACGCCCAATGCACCCTTGCTGACCAATGTCCCGCCGGGGTTGAGCGGCGTGAGCGCGCTGGACGGTTCCACCTACCTCACCTTGGCGCTGCTGACGACGCGCGCGTTTCCCGCCGTGCTCTTGCCGGACGCGCTCGACACGCCGGCGTTGGTCGTCAGTTCGCGCGGCAGTCCGCAATGGTATGGCCAGACCGGCGTCAGCCACGACGGCATCAATGCCGCGCAAAGCGCCGAGATCGGTGACAACACGGCGTCGTCCATGCGGCTGTGGGTGGCCGGGCCGCTGACCGTCAGCTTCTGGTGGAAGGTGTCGTCCGAAACGAACCACGATTTCCTGACCTTCGCGGCGGGTGGCGTGGTGCTGACGAACCTTTCCGGCGAAAGCGGCTGGCAGCAGTGCACCCTCACCACGCCGCCGGGAAATCAAATCCTCCAATGGACCTATGCCAAGGACGGGAGCGGCAGTGCCGGGCAGGATGCCGCCTGGGTGGACCAACTCATCCTTACGCCGGTTGCGCCCGCCCTCGTTGCGCAACCCGCCGGCACAAACGTGCTGGGTGGCGCAAATGTCACGTTGGGCGTGTCTGTCTTCGGCACGCCACCCTTGCTGTATCAGTGGCAGAAGGATGGGGACGCGATCCCGGGCGCGACGCAGGCGGTCCTGTCGCTGGCCAACGTCACGCGCACCAACTCCGGTCTCTACTCGGTGCTCGTCACCAACGACGCGGGCAACGCGGCCAGCAGCAATGCGCTGCTCACCGTGCGCGTCCCGCAACGGCTGACGGCGCCGACGCTGCTTCCGGACGGCACCCTGCAACTCGATTCAGCCGACGCCGACGGCGGCTCGCTTTCGCCTGATGACGTCGCCCATTTTGAACTTCAGGCGAGCACCAACCTGGTGGACTGGACGACGCTGGCGAACGGCCTGAGCTTCACCAATGGCACCTTGCTGCTCCAGGATCCGGACGCGCTGAAGCATCCGCTGCGTTTCTATCGCGTGTTGGAGCATTGA
- a CDS encoding alpha/beta fold hydrolase translates to MLQLHHTTLGAGEPLVMLHGLLGSHQNLLPAARAFAGHFQVFAVDQRNHGHSPHHEEMHYGALADDVARFLDQQGLAAAHVLGHSMGGKTAMQLALQHSDRVRKLVVVDMAPRAYGARFDRLLRALHDLRPERFATRHEADQALTAAVPETALRQFLLKNLMPGEHGGYRWRIHLDGIAANYDRLREAVRGDTPFAGETLFLLGGDSDYVSAADRPQIQRLFPRVQFATIPGAGHWVHAEQPEAFANAVLHFLRARPGGLA, encoded by the coding sequence TTGCTCCAGCTTCATCACACCACTCTGGGCGCGGGCGAACCGCTGGTCATGTTGCATGGCCTGCTGGGCTCGCATCAAAACCTCCTGCCCGCCGCCCGCGCATTCGCCGGACATTTTCAGGTCTTCGCCGTGGATCAGCGGAATCACGGCCACTCGCCGCATCACGAGGAGATGCATTACGGCGCCCTGGCCGACGATGTCGCGCGCTTTCTGGACCAGCAGGGCCTCGCGGCCGCCCACGTGCTCGGGCATTCGATGGGCGGCAAAACGGCGATGCAACTCGCGTTGCAGCACTCGGACCGCGTCCGTAAACTGGTCGTTGTGGACATGGCCCCGCGCGCGTATGGAGCACGTTTTGACCGCCTGCTGCGCGCCCTGCACGATCTGCGCCCCGAACGCTTCGCCACCCGGCACGAAGCGGATCAGGCCCTCACCGCGGCCGTGCCGGAAACGGCGTTGCGCCAGTTTCTCCTGAAAAACCTGATGCCCGGCGAGCACGGCGGTTATCGCTGGCGCATTCACCTGGACGGCATCGCCGCCAATTACGACCGCTTGCGTGAGGCGGTCCGGGGCGACACGCCCTTCGCCGGGGAAACCCTGTTTCTGCTAGGTGGCGATTCGGATTACGTCAGCGCCGCCGACCGTCCCCAAATCCAGCGGCTCTTCCCGCGGGTCCAATTCGCGACAATTCCCGGCGCCGGCCACTGGGTGCACGCGGAACAGCCGGAGGCGTTCGCGAACGCTGTGCTGCACTTCCTGCGCGCCCGGCCCGGCGGCCTCGCGTGA